Proteins from a genomic interval of Marmoricola sp. OAE513:
- a CDS encoding hydroxymethylglutaryl-CoA reductase, translating to MTRKIPRDKTDDYSAAAIAARQEFIREHTGSAAEHVAHYSLDPGTLPGNVENFFGVAQVPIGLAGPVLINGEHAQGEYFVPLATTEGTLVASYSRGMKLCREAGGITTTVLDDKMQRAPVFSFESAREAKAFSAWLTDHFDEIAAAAQTTTTSGKLIEIQQFSVSKLLYTRFNYTTGDAAGQNMTGKATFAACAWIKQNYPHELHFLLEGQFATDKKTSVVNMLHTRGKRVVAEITLPAKLVEEQMHVSTDKLWAARIRGQLGSIMSVTNNNGNHSANGITAMFIATGQDVANVAESSAAYGFSELLPNGDFYASITLPSLIVATYGGGTGLATQRECLEMMGCYGKGGVYKLAEIIAATVLAGELSLGSAVVAEEWVQAHDDLGRNRP from the coding sequence ACTCGCTCGATCCCGGCACGCTGCCCGGCAACGTCGAGAACTTCTTCGGCGTGGCCCAGGTGCCGATCGGTCTTGCCGGTCCGGTGCTCATCAACGGTGAGCACGCGCAGGGGGAGTACTTCGTGCCGCTCGCGACGACCGAGGGGACCCTGGTCGCGTCGTACAGCCGAGGCATGAAGCTGTGCCGCGAGGCCGGCGGCATCACGACGACCGTCCTCGACGACAAGATGCAGCGCGCGCCGGTCTTCAGCTTTGAGAGCGCACGGGAGGCGAAGGCATTTTCGGCCTGGCTGACCGACCACTTCGACGAGATCGCGGCCGCAGCGCAGACGACGACCACCTCGGGCAAGCTCATCGAGATCCAGCAGTTCTCGGTCTCCAAGTTGCTCTACACCCGGTTCAATTACACGACCGGCGACGCTGCCGGACAGAACATGACGGGCAAGGCGACCTTCGCGGCGTGCGCCTGGATCAAGCAGAACTACCCGCACGAGCTGCACTTCCTGCTCGAGGGCCAGTTCGCCACCGACAAGAAGACCTCGGTGGTGAACATGCTGCACACGCGCGGCAAGCGCGTCGTCGCTGAGATCACGCTGCCGGCGAAGCTCGTCGAGGAGCAGATGCACGTCAGCACCGACAAGCTCTGGGCGGCGCGCATCCGCGGTCAGCTCGGCTCGATCATGTCGGTGACAAACAACAACGGAAACCACTCCGCGAACGGCATCACGGCGATGTTCATCGCCACCGGCCAGGACGTGGCGAACGTCGCCGAGTCGAGTGCGGCGTACGGGTTCTCCGAGCTGCTGCCGAACGGTGACTTCTACGCCTCGATCACGCTGCCCTCGCTGATCGTCGCTACGTACGGCGGTGGCACCGGTCTGGCCACGCAGCGTGAGTGCCTCGAGATGATGGGGTGCTACGGCAAGGGCGGGGTCTACAAACTCGCGGAGATCATTGCGGCGACGGTGCTGGCGGGAGAGCTGTCGCTAGGTTCTGCAGTCGTGGCTGAGGAGTGGGTGCAGGCGCACGACGACCTGGGGCGAAACCGGCCCTGA